A single genomic interval of Lewinellaceae bacterium harbors:
- the moaA gene encoding GTP 3',8-cyclase MoaA has translation MEKLIDNHGRSIEYIRIAVTDRCNLRCYYCMPEEGIEYVPRDHLLHYEEIERLVRVLAEMGVRKVRFTGGEPFIRRDVIHLMESIASIPGIEALHITTNGTVTRPFIPQLKKLGVKGINLSLDTLDPQRFKEITRRDVLQEVMDTLDELVDAGLPVKVNMVVLGGINEDEIGTMARLAETRPVDVRYIEEMPFNGGGHEQQQTWRDHRFIVENLKSTFPDIMPVAAEKSSTALMYAIPGFQGKIGIIPAYSRTFCGSCNRIRLTPEGVLKTCLYDRGMFNIRDIIRSGATDEQIKESIRDAVGHRAKDGFEAERQALQFPLGSRESMSTIGG, from the coding sequence ATGGAAAAACTGATCGATAATCACGGTAGATCCATAGAATACATCCGGATTGCAGTCACGGACCGGTGTAACCTCAGGTGTTATTACTGCATGCCTGAGGAAGGCATTGAATATGTGCCCAGAGATCATCTGTTGCATTATGAAGAAATCGAAAGGCTGGTCCGGGTGCTTGCGGAGATGGGTGTCCGGAAAGTTCGGTTTACCGGAGGGGAGCCGTTTATACGCAGAGATGTCATCCATCTGATGGAGTCCATTGCATCAATCCCCGGTATCGAAGCCCTGCATATCACAACGAATGGAACGGTAACCAGGCCATTTATCCCACAGCTTAAAAAACTCGGTGTGAAAGGGATAAACCTGAGTCTGGATACGCTTGATCCACAACGGTTTAAAGAGATTACGCGGAGGGATGTCCTGCAGGAGGTGATGGATACACTGGATGAGCTCGTTGATGCCGGTCTTCCGGTAAAAGTGAATATGGTTGTCCTCGGCGGTATTAACGAAGATGAAATCGGGACCATGGCACGACTGGCAGAAACACGGCCAGTTGACGTACGGTATATTGAAGAAATGCCATTCAACGGGGGAGGGCATGAACAACAACAGACCTGGAGAGACCACCGGTTTATTGTAGAAAATTTGAAATCAACCTTTCCGGACATCATGCCGGTAGCTGCGGAGAAATCTTCCACAGCATTGATGTATGCCATTCCTGGCTTTCAAGGTAAAATAGGCATCATTCCAGCCTACAGCAGAACATTTTGCGGGAGCTGCAATCGCATCCGTCTCACCCCTGAAGGTGTGCTCAAAACGTGCCTTTACGATCGGGGGATGTTTAATATTCGTGACATCATACGGTCAGGGGCGACTGATGAACAGATTAAAGAATCCATCCGGGATGCTGTCGGACATCGGGCTAAAGACGGTTTTGAGGCAGAAAGACAGGCGTTACAGTTTCCATTGGGAAGCAGGGAATCCATGTCTACCATTGGCGGATAA
- the moaC gene encoding cyclic pyranopterin monophosphate synthase MoaC yields MTKEFSHLKDGQPSMVDVTVKEVTRRLARARATVILGEDLIGMLESEELYVPKGPVFQTAILAGIMAAKKTGDLIPLCHPLPLSHCQITIKMVSGDRLHIECIAQLDGKTGVEMEALTGASLAALTVYDMCKALSQDIQITDIMLMEKTGGKKDFIREL; encoded by the coding sequence ATGACAAAGGAATTCAGTCATCTCAAAGATGGTCAACCCAGTATGGTTGATGTTACTGTGAAGGAAGTTACCCGAAGGCTGGCCAGGGCGAGGGCTACTGTAATCCTGGGTGAAGACCTCATCGGGATGCTGGAAAGTGAGGAACTTTACGTGCCTAAGGGTCCGGTTTTCCAGACGGCTATTCTGGCGGGCATCATGGCTGCTAAAAAAACCGGGGATCTCATACCACTTTGTCACCCGCTCCCGCTAAGTCATTGCCAGATTACGATAAAAATGGTTTCGGGTGACCGCTTGCATATCGAGTGTATTGCCCAGTTGGATGGCAAGACAGGCGTAGAAATGGAAGCACTTACCGGCGCATCACTGGCAGCGCTGACAGTATATGACATGTGCAAGGCATTGTCTCAGGACATTCAGATCACCGACATCATGCTCATGGAGAAGACAGGGGGAAAAAAAGATTTTATCCGGGAGTTATGA
- a CDS encoding NTP transferase domain-containing protein, which produces MNTHQKHANLVKPSTGHFHRHEWGILGSSCSTIGALVQKIAQGFPGSRMGYLDAAHRSGDQPLDENHPLNAAGLQVVVTDHIHYREWQDGQAMNGFDWKIRFADLDVLWINGNHYPSANQIIIVDQAKEHSLKKRLERIKNIELILLKDKDSGLPALLTEHPAFDRAIPVIDIQDEAAWMEYIRLLVNASRPDVSGLVLIGGKSSRMGRDKAAIEYHGQAQKDHLYQLLHSKLDAVYFSVRPGQEVTGPSIEDAFPGLGPFGAILSYFQQHPDEALLVAACDLPGIHTEAIGYLLEHRNSSKMATAFLNPETGFADPLFTIYEPKIYPRMLQFLALGYSCPRKVLINSDIEILEVPDPDWLQNVNTPEDFAKYSIV; this is translated from the coding sequence ATGAATACACATCAGAAACACGCAAATCTGGTCAAGCCATCCACCGGTCATTTTCACCGGCACGAGTGGGGAATCCTCGGTTCCAGCTGTTCGACCATCGGTGCCTTGGTTCAGAAAATTGCCCAGGGATTTCCAGGCTCCAGGATGGGATACCTGGATGCAGCGCACCGGTCAGGAGACCAACCATTGGATGAAAATCACCCGCTGAACGCAGCAGGACTGCAAGTCGTGGTAACCGATCACATTCATTACCGGGAATGGCAGGACGGTCAAGCCATGAATGGGTTTGACTGGAAGATCCGTTTTGCAGATCTTGACGTCCTCTGGATCAATGGCAATCATTATCCATCGGCAAATCAGATCATCATCGTAGACCAGGCTAAAGAACACTCACTGAAAAAACGTCTGGAAAGGATCAAAAACATAGAATTGATTTTATTGAAAGATAAGGATAGCGGACTTCCGGCATTACTTACAGAACATCCCGCATTTGATCGTGCTATCCCGGTGATCGATATCCAGGATGAGGCAGCATGGATGGAATACATCAGATTATTGGTCAATGCCTCCAGGCCCGATGTAAGCGGGTTAGTCCTGATTGGTGGAAAAAGTAGCCGGATGGGTAGAGACAAGGCCGCTATCGAATATCATGGTCAAGCTCAGAAGGATCACTTGTACCAGCTCCTTCACTCAAAACTGGATGCGGTTTACTTTTCGGTTCGGCCGGGACAGGAAGTAACGGGACCATCCATCGAAGATGCATTCCCGGGGCTGGGCCCCTTTGGTGCCATCTTGAGTTATTTTCAGCAGCATCCGGATGAAGCCTTGCTGGTGGCAGCGTGTGATCTGCCCGGGATTCATACTGAGGCCATAGGTTATTTGTTGGAACACCGGAATTCGTCCAAAATGGCTACGGCTTTCTTAAACCCGGAAACTGGTTTTGCGGATCCGCTTTTTACTATCTACGAGCCAAAAATCTATCCCCGGATGCTGCAGTTTCTGGCGTTGGGCTATTCGTGTCCGAGAAAGGTGTTGATCAACAGCGACATTGAAATATTGGAAGTACCCGATCCGGACTGGTTGCAGAATGTGAATACACCGGAGGATTTTGCCAAATATTCCATTGTGTAG
- a CDS encoding sodium:solute symporter family protein: MLLVSILVYLVFTVSIGYFAKRWVSNAEDFIMAGRNLPAYLNAAAVFALWFGSETVLGASAEFLEHGLLGVIEDPFGAVLSLVLVAVFYARRLYRLNVYTIIDLFRMRFGRVAEQISGIMMIFSFFGYCAAQLVALGLLLSTITGLELTTTVLISAGMVIFYTFWGGMWAVSVTDFLQSIMIVTGLVALTIVWGSQSDGFQAVIHSVPSSHFQFFPHEGSLEWIHWITAWMVIGLGSIASQDVFQRVNSARSEKATYYSTLIGAGLYLIFALIPLYLILLAKNLFPDMMAGDLQTALPSIVLQKGHIGLQILFFGSLVSAILSTASGALLAPASILSENILKPLVADRLTTQRFLWLTRICVLMVGLISVLFALGHQNIYDLVGISSVFGLVSLFIPLNIALFTKWSNRSGALWSMICGAGCWIYFEYVHPLIVDALWPGVLASIVGYLIGTLIHNIRNADLVQSTD; the protein is encoded by the coding sequence ATGTTACTAGTTTCCATCCTGGTATATCTGGTCTTCACAGTATCCATCGGTTATTTTGCCAAACGTTGGGTTTCCAATGCCGAAGATTTTATCATGGCTGGCCGTAACCTTCCCGCTTATCTGAATGCAGCCGCGGTCTTTGCACTCTGGTTTGGGAGTGAAACGGTTTTGGGGGCATCCGCTGAGTTTCTGGAGCATGGGCTGCTCGGAGTTATTGAGGATCCGTTTGGGGCAGTGCTTAGTCTCGTACTGGTAGCAGTATTTTACGCCCGCCGGCTTTACCGGCTCAATGTGTACACCATTATTGATTTATTCCGGATGCGGTTTGGACGGGTAGCCGAACAAATCAGCGGGATCATGATGATCTTCTCTTTCTTTGGTTATTGTGCAGCACAATTGGTTGCCCTGGGGTTATTATTATCGACCATCACCGGGCTGGAGTTAACCACGACCGTCTTGATATCCGCAGGCATGGTCATCTTTTATACCTTTTGGGGAGGTATGTGGGCGGTGTCGGTTACTGATTTCCTGCAGAGCATCATGATTGTCACCGGATTGGTTGCCTTGACGATCGTATGGGGAAGCCAGAGCGATGGATTTCAAGCTGTAATACATAGTGTTCCAAGCAGCCATTTTCAGTTTTTTCCACACGAAGGATCGCTGGAATGGATCCACTGGATTACGGCATGGATGGTCATTGGACTGGGCAGCATAGCCAGCCAGGATGTCTTCCAACGAGTCAATTCCGCGCGATCGGAAAAAGCCACCTATTATTCGACCCTGATTGGAGCCGGGTTGTATCTCATCTTCGCACTTATTCCACTTTACCTGATCCTGCTGGCTAAGAACCTTTTCCCGGATATGATGGCTGGTGACCTCCAGACGGCCTTGCCTTCCATTGTTTTGCAGAAAGGTCATATTGGGCTCCAGATCCTGTTCTTTGGCTCTCTGGTGAGCGCGATACTAAGTACTGCCAGTGGTGCCTTATTAGCCCCCGCCAGTATACTTTCAGAAAATATCCTGAAACCGCTTGTCGCCGACCGGTTGACCACACAACGATTCTTATGGCTGACCAGAATTTGTGTTTTGATGGTTGGCCTGATCTCAGTCCTTTTCGCCCTCGGGCACCAAAACATTTACGACCTGGTCGGTATCTCCAGTGTGTTTGGACTGGTCTCCCTATTTATTCCATTAAATATAGCTTTGTTTACCAAATGGAGTAACCGCTCCGGGGCTTTGTGGTCCATGATCTGTGGGGCGGGATGCTGGATCTATTTTGAATACGTTCATCCGCTTATCGTTGATGCGCTCTGGCCGGGAGTACTGGCCAGTATTGTTGGGTATTTGATAGGGACGCTGATTCACAACATCCGAAATGCGGATTTGGTACAATCCACAGACTAG
- a CDS encoding polyphosphate kinase 2 codes for MYSKKDLKRLSSTRALELLLRQEVPDFPQVLQALMFESKLKKLQIALNQMQSWIVRSGSRVAILVEGSEFAGRGSLIRACMEHMNPRNVRLVALDKPTEKEKSQWYFKRYIASLPEQGEIVFYDRSWYNRAVVEPVNGFCSPEQHQLFMEEVLEFEKMLLSAGTILVKIHLTISRKEQALRIEHVQQNPLRRWELSAVDLNAVGLYDQYHEYQTKMFKLTGVGKAPWHVIEGDIKPQTTLKAIKYILKSVPWEKLPEG; via the coding sequence ATGTATTCCAAGAAAGATCTGAAGCGCCTGTCTTCTACGCGTGCCCTGGAACTACTCCTGCGACAGGAGGTCCCGGACTTTCCGCAGGTATTGCAGGCGTTAATGTTTGAGAGCAAACTCAAGAAGCTGCAAATTGCCCTGAACCAGATGCAAAGCTGGATTGTGCGCAGTGGCAGCCGGGTCGCCATTCTCGTGGAAGGAAGCGAATTCGCCGGCCGGGGCAGCCTGATCCGGGCATGTATGGAACATATGAACCCCCGGAATGTACGGCTGGTAGCCCTGGATAAGCCTACCGAAAAGGAAAAGAGTCAGTGGTACTTCAAACGATACATTGCCAGTCTTCCCGAACAGGGCGAGATTGTTTTTTACGACCGAAGCTGGTACAACCGTGCCGTCGTTGAACCTGTCAACGGCTTCTGTTCCCCGGAACAACATCAGCTTTTTATGGAAGAAGTACTGGAATTTGAGAAAATGCTTTTATCCGCAGGCACCATCCTGGTCAAAATCCATCTTACCATCAGTCGTAAAGAGCAAGCCCTGCGCATCGAACATGTCCAACAAAATCCCTTGCGACGGTGGGAGTTATCTGCTGTGGACCTGAATGCCGTAGGTCTGTATGACCAGTACCATGAATACCAAACAAAGATGTTCAAATTGACCGGGGTAGGCAAAGCTCCATGGCACGTCATTGAAGGTGACATCAAACCGCAAACAACCCTGAAAGCCATCAAATACATCCTGAAATCCGTCCCCTGGGAAAAGCTGCCGGAAGGCTAG
- the ppk2 gene encoding polyphosphate kinase 2, with translation MSTEPFLFSNEEIAPIATRADLEHLLFERMVHLTPVYDRIQYETDLELLQIELLKMQNWITQQGMRVAILFEGRDAAGKGGAIRRFMRYLNPRAAKAVALGKPSDIEKGHWYFRRHVKELPNRGEMVFFDRSWYNRAVVEPVMGFCTPEEYERFLQQVPEFEHMLYEDGVKIIKFWFDISKEEQEKRFQARMTNPLKQWKISPVDLASREKWDEYTRHIREMFIKTHTEFSPWIIINTDSKMEARLESIRYLLSRFNYPGKDQAQTILSPDPNVVHRFYRSMYI, from the coding sequence ATGTCAACAGAGCCCTTCTTATTCTCCAATGAAGAAATTGCTCCAATCGCTACCCGGGCTGACCTTGAACATTTGTTGTTTGAGCGCATGGTCCACCTCACTCCGGTGTATGACCGGATCCAATACGAGACCGACCTGGAATTACTTCAGATCGAGCTTCTGAAAATGCAAAACTGGATAACCCAGCAGGGTATGCGTGTGGCCATATTGTTTGAAGGACGCGATGCGGCCGGCAAAGGTGGCGCTATCCGCCGGTTTATGCGCTACCTCAATCCACGGGCTGCCAAAGCAGTTGCTTTGGGAAAACCATCGGATATTGAGAAAGGACACTGGTATTTCCGGCGCCATGTGAAGGAACTCCCCAATCGTGGTGAGATGGTTTTCTTCGATCGCAGCTGGTATAATCGTGCCGTCGTGGAACCGGTGATGGGTTTTTGCACCCCGGAAGAATACGAACGTTTCCTTCAGCAGGTTCCGGAATTTGAGCATATGCTGTACGAAGATGGGGTTAAGATCATCAAATTCTGGTTTGACATTTCCAAGGAAGAGCAAGAGAAGCGATTCCAGGCCAGGATGACCAACCCGCTCAAGCAATGGAAAATAAGCCCGGTAGATCTGGCATCACGGGAGAAATGGGATGAATATACCCGGCACATCCGGGAAATGTTCATTAAGACCCACACTGAATTTTCTCCGTGGATCATCATCAATACCGACTCGAAGATGGAGGCCCGTCTGGAAAGCATCCGGTATCTGCTATCCAGATTCAACTATCCCGGCAAGGACCAGGCGCAGACCATCCTGAGTCCGGATCCGAATGTTGTCCACCGTTTTTATCGTTCGATGTATATCTAA
- a CDS encoding creatininase family protein, with protein sequence MKPFILEETNWKAVREQQYDVAILPWGATEAHNYHLPYGTDNYQVEYVADQAAKKAWDKGGKPLVLPGIRYGVNTGQLDVPFCMNLLPSTQLAILKDIVDILNRHGLTKLIILNGHGGNDFKTMIRELSITFPDVFVCWVNWWRAVDWSLFFEDPGDHAGEMETSAVLHIAPHLVRPLEEAGPGKAKTFKPKALRQGWAVTQRQWTRVTEDTGVGNPYPATGAKGEKYLDAITDSLATFFLELGTTPLNELYTD encoded by the coding sequence ATGAAGCCGTTTATACTGGAAGAAACGAATTGGAAAGCTGTCCGGGAGCAGCAATACGATGTGGCTATCCTGCCGTGGGGGGCAACCGAAGCCCACAATTACCATTTGCCCTATGGTACGGACAATTACCAGGTAGAATACGTCGCGGATCAGGCGGCTAAAAAGGCCTGGGACAAAGGTGGAAAACCATTGGTATTGCCTGGCATCCGCTATGGTGTGAATACCGGCCAGCTGGATGTGCCATTTTGTATGAATCTTTTGCCTTCTACTCAGCTGGCCATCCTCAAGGACATAGTGGACATTCTTAACCGGCATGGTCTGACTAAACTGATCATCCTCAACGGGCATGGAGGTAATGACTTTAAGACTATGATACGAGAATTATCCATCACCTTTCCTGATGTGTTCGTGTGCTGGGTGAACTGGTGGCGAGCAGTGGACTGGTCACTCTTTTTTGAAGATCCGGGCGATCATGCAGGAGAAATGGAAACGAGCGCGGTCCTGCACATTGCCCCACACCTGGTCCGCCCTCTGGAGGAAGCAGGACCCGGAAAGGCTAAAACTTTCAAACCAAAGGCGCTGCGGCAGGGATGGGCTGTCACCCAGCGGCAATGGACTCGGGTAACCGAAGATACCGGGGTTGGAAATCCCTACCCAGCAACCGGAGCTAAAGGCGAAAAATATCTGGATGCTATAACCGACTCATTGGCAACCTTTTTCCTTGAACTCGGCACGACACCGTTGAATGAGCTTTATACGGATTGA
- a CDS encoding 4Fe-4S dicluster domain-containing protein, with protein MAIIITDECINCGACEPECPNNAIYEGGIEWAMVDGTTLTGSYPLQNGHQVDVDQKQEPISEDFYYIVPDKCTECVGFHEEPQCAAVCPVDCCVPDPDHVDSEQVLLDRKERLHIA; from the coding sequence ATGGCAATTATTATAACTGACGAATGCATTAACTGCGGAGCATGCGAACCGGAATGTCCGAATAATGCAATCTATGAAGGAGGTATCGAGTGGGCAATGGTTGATGGAACAACGTTGACAGGATCCTATCCGTTGCAAAATGGCCATCAGGTGGATGTCGACCAAAAGCAGGAACCCATCTCTGAGGATTTTTATTATATCGTGCCCGATAAATGCACCGAATGTGTTGGTTTTCACGAAGAACCACAGTGCGCTGCCGTGTGCCCCGTGGATTGCTGTGTTCCGGATCCCGATCACGTAGACAGTGAACAAGTCCTGCTCGATCGCAAAGAAAGATTACATATAGCCTGA
- a CDS encoding beta-lactamase family protein — translation MKWIITLLFAVLTWTSSNAQNLSDKLDQVKHRVEEFKESQHVPGVAVAVTSHGELIYAEGFGYADLEQNVTVDALSTRFRIGSISKSLTASVLAKQYQQGLIDLDLPVQHYLPSYPADGDKSMITIRLLGGHLAGIRHYNGNEILMNEHYSDVITALDIFKDDPLLHKPGSKYAYSSYGFNLISAVMQTVGGKPFLYLMDDELIKPLGLLHTGPEMVNAIIPGRTRFYVEDLQGNITNAPAVDNSYKWAGGGYLSSATDLCRFANTLLGTDFWSESVRTLFTTSQKDASGQDTGYGIGFRSDMDDAGRHWFGHSGGSVGGTSNLVIYPDDQMVIVVLTNKSNVWIGKLNQEIAAMLLD, via the coding sequence ATGAAATGGATCATTACCTTATTATTTGCAGTCCTAACCTGGACATCTTCCAATGCGCAAAATCTTTCCGACAAGCTCGATCAGGTCAAGCATCGGGTTGAGGAATTTAAAGAATCACAGCACGTACCAGGAGTCGCAGTAGCTGTTACCAGTCACGGTGAACTCATCTATGCGGAAGGATTTGGCTATGCGGATCTGGAACAAAATGTCACGGTAGATGCATTGTCAACCCGCTTTCGGATTGGCAGCATTTCAAAATCCCTTACCGCATCCGTCCTTGCAAAACAGTATCAGCAGGGCCTGATCGATCTTGATCTTCCTGTGCAGCACTATCTGCCATCCTACCCTGCCGATGGTGATAAATCCATGATCACAATAAGGCTTCTCGGCGGACATTTGGCCGGCATCAGACACTACAACGGCAATGAAATTTTAATGAATGAACATTATTCGGATGTTATTACCGCTCTTGATATTTTCAAAGATGATCCACTGCTTCATAAACCTGGCAGTAAATATGCTTATTCCAGCTATGGTTTTAACCTGATCAGTGCCGTCATGCAGACTGTTGGTGGAAAACCTTTTCTCTACCTGATGGATGATGAGCTCATTAAGCCGCTTGGCTTGCTCCACACCGGACCGGAAATGGTAAATGCCATCATCCCCGGGCGCACGCGTTTTTACGTTGAAGACCTGCAGGGTAATATCACCAATGCTCCTGCGGTGGATAATAGTTATAAATGGGCTGGCGGAGGATACTTATCCTCGGCGACAGATCTCTGCCGCTTTGCCAATACCCTGCTGGGCACAGACTTTTGGTCTGAATCCGTCCGCACCCTGTTCACAACCTCACAGAAGGATGCTTCGGGTCAGGACACGGGTTATGGGATCGGATTTCGCAGCGATATGGATGATGCAGGCCGGCATTGGTTCGGACATAGCGGTGGGTCGGTAGGTGGAACTTCAAATCTGGTCATCTATCCTGATGATCAAATGGTTATTGTTGTCTTGACCAATAAATCCAATGTGTGGATTGGGAAATTAAACCAGGAGATTGCAGCTATGTTATTGGACTAA
- a CDS encoding sterol desaturase family protein: MNLVIGLIITLVTYSVMEFVAWFTHKFVMHGFLWSWHRDHHVSEPGFFQKNDRFFLIFAIPSATFFILGSLTTMIWMIWAGLGILLYGLTYFLIHDVFIHQRFKWFRNSNNVYFRAIRRAHKIHHKHLTKEDGECFGMLVVPWKYFKS; encoded by the coding sequence ATGAATCTTGTAATAGGACTTATCATCACCCTTGTAACCTATTCGGTCATGGAGTTTGTGGCCTGGTTCACCCATAAGTTTGTCATGCACGGATTCCTGTGGTCCTGGCACCGGGACCATCACGTCAGCGAGCCAGGTTTTTTTCAGAAAAACGACCGCTTTTTCCTGATTTTCGCCATACCCAGCGCGACATTTTTCATTTTAGGCAGTTTAACTACTATGATCTGGATGATCTGGGCAGGACTGGGGATACTTCTGTACGGCCTCACCTACTTTCTGATTCATGACGTATTCATTCATCAGCGATTTAAATGGTTCAGGAACTCAAACAATGTTTATTTTAGAGCAATCCGCAGGGCACATAAAATCCATCATAAACATCTGACGAAAGAAGATGGCGAATGTTTCGGAATGCTGGTGGTTCCCTGGAAATACTTCAAATCGTAA
- a CDS encoding SRPBCC family protein, with the protein MQLQVKKWEMTLPVTLEEAWQFFSRPENLGQITPPEMNFKVLSDIQSVPMYPGMVIRYRLTPLLGIPASWVTEITQVKAPFYFVDEQRFGPYRYWHHEHHFEKKDDGILMTDLLYYAVPFGFIGKWIDKWLISKKIDQIFAYRKNILAKMFTQ; encoded by the coding sequence ATGCAACTGCAGGTCAAAAAATGGGAAATGACGTTGCCTGTCACTTTAGAAGAAGCCTGGCAATTTTTTTCAAGGCCGGAAAATCTGGGCCAAATCACTCCCCCGGAAATGAATTTTAAAGTGCTCAGCGATATTCAGTCCGTACCTATGTATCCCGGCATGGTGATTCGTTATCGACTTACTCCCTTGCTAGGCATTCCCGCTTCCTGGGTCACTGAAATAACTCAGGTCAAGGCACCCTTCTATTTTGTTGATGAACAACGCTTCGGACCTTACCGGTATTGGCATCATGAACACCATTTTGAAAAAAAGGATGATGGTATTCTAATGACTGACTTGCTGTACTATGCTGTCCCATTTGGCTTCATAGGCAAATGGATTGATAAATGGTTAATCAGTAAAAAAATTGATCAAATATTCGCATATCGCAAAAACATATTAGCTAAAATGTTTACACAATGA
- a CDS encoding phytoene/squalene synthase family protein, which translates to MMALYDNVCMQLSRVITMRYSTSFSIGIRMLDHSIRPHIFAIYGFVRLADEIVDTFHDFDKAGLLDRFKRETYRAIDEGISTNPVLHAFQVTVNRFQIDLQLIEQFLGSMEMDLYAQNYQREKFEEYILGSAEVVGLMCLKVFCQGDEACYQELKPGAMRLGAAFQKVNFLRDLKNDKEVLGRIYFPNWASSGLNAEIKQEIEQEIAEDFKAARQAIQRLPSQAKFGVYSAYVYYKALFLKIRSCQPQILLEKRIRISNGFKILLLILAKMNIKFNRV; encoded by the coding sequence ATGATGGCATTATACGATAATGTCTGTATGCAGTTGTCGCGGGTGATCACCATGCGATACAGTACTTCCTTTTCAATTGGAATCCGAATGCTTGACCATTCGATCCGCCCACATATCTTCGCAATTTATGGATTCGTTCGACTGGCAGATGAGATTGTCGATACCTTTCATGACTTCGACAAGGCTGGTCTTCTGGACCGCTTTAAGCGTGAGACTTACAGGGCGATCGATGAAGGTATAAGCACCAATCCGGTCCTGCATGCTTTCCAAGTCACAGTCAATCGGTTTCAAATAGACTTGCAATTGATCGAGCAATTTCTGGGAAGCATGGAGATGGACTTGTATGCGCAAAACTATCAACGGGAGAAATTTGAAGAATACATCCTGGGTTCAGCAGAGGTCGTTGGATTGATGTGTTTAAAAGTATTTTGTCAAGGAGATGAAGCTTGTTATCAGGAACTTAAACCGGGAGCAATGCGATTAGGTGCTGCATTTCAAAAAGTCAATTTTCTGCGGGATCTGAAGAATGATAAGGAAGTACTGGGCAGGATCTATTTCCCAAATTGGGCCTCCAGTGGGCTTAATGCCGAAATAAAACAGGAGATAGAACAGGAGATTGCGGAAGATTTTAAAGCCGCGCGCCAGGCTATCCAACGACTGCCCTCCCAGGCAAAATTCGGTGTGTATTCGGCTTATGTATATTACAAAGCTTTGTTCCTGAAAATCAGGTCTTGCCAGCCGCAGATTTTATTGGAGAAAAGAATTCGAATATCCAATGGTTTTAAAATTTTGCTTTTAATCCTCGCGAAAATGAATATTAAATTTAATCGCGTCTGA